The window GCAAGTGACCGCGGAGCACGCGGTGGACTGGGAAGTCCTGCGGACGGCCGCCCGGGAAGCGATGACCCGGGCGTACGCCCCGTACTCGGGCTTCCCGGTCGGGGTCGCCGCCAGGGTGGACGACGGCCGCGTCGTGACCGGCTGCAACGTGGAGAACGCCAGCTACGGGCTGGGCCTGTGCGCCGAGTGCGGGCTGGTCTCCTCCCTCCAGGCCACCGGCGGCGGCCGCCTCACGCACTTCACGTGCGTGGACGGCAAGGGCGAGATCCTCGTCCCGTGCGGCCGCTGTCGCCAGCTGCTGTACGAATTCGGCGGCGACGAGCTGCTGGTGGAGACCCCTGACGGGATCCTCCCGCTGGCGGCGATGCTGCCGCAGGCCTTCGGGCCCGACCACCTGAGATAGCCGTGTCGACGGCCCTTCGCCCCTGCCGGGGCGGAGGGCCGTCGTACTTCCGTTCCTGAACCCCTCATCTCCCCCTCTCTATGCGCGTAGAAGGAAGCACCACATGGACGTCATCTCCGTCATCCGGACCAAGCGGGACCGCGGTGAGCTGAGCCCCGAGCAGATCGACTGGGTCATCGACGCCTACACCCGCGGCGTCGTGGCCGACGAGCAGATGTCCGCCCTGGCCATGGCCATCCTGCTCAACGGCATGAACCGGACCGAGATCGCCCGCTGGACCGCGGCGATGATCGCGTCCGGCGAGCGCATGAACTTCGACTCCCTCTCCCGCCCCACCGCCGACAAGCACTCCACCGGCGGCGTCGGCGACAAGATCACCCTCCCGCTGGCCCCGCTCGTCGCCGCGTGCGGCGCGGCCGTGCCGCAGCTCTCGGGCCGCGGCCTCGGCCACACGGGCGGCACCCTCGACAAGCTGGAGTCCATCCCCGGCTGGCGCGCGCTGCTCTCCAACGAGGAGATGCTGCACGTCTTGGACACCACCGGCGCGGTCATCTGCGCGGCGGGCGACGGCCTGGCCCCTGCGGACAAGAAGCTCTACGCGCTGCGCGATGTCACCGGCACGGTCGAGGCCATCCCGCTGATCGCCTCCTCGATCATGTCGAAGAAGATCGCCGAGGGCACCGGCTCGCTCGTCCTGGACGTCAAGGTCGGCACCGGCGCCTTCATGAAGAACCTCGCGGACGCGCAGGAGCTGGCCCACACGATGGTCGGCCTCGGCACGGACAGCGGCGTCAAGACCGTCGCGCTCCTCACCGACATGTCCACCCCGCTCGGCCTGACCGCCGGAAACGCCCTCGAAGTCCGCGAGTCGGTCGAGGTCCTGGCCGGCGGCGGCCCCGCCGACGTGGTCGAGCTGACCATCGCGCTGGCCAAGGAGATGCTGGAAGCGGCGGGCATCAAGGACGCCGACCCGGCGAAGGCCCTTGCCGACGGCTCCGCGATGGACCACTGGCGCCGGATGATCGCGGCCCAGGGCGGCGACCCGGACGCGACCCTGCCGGTGGCCCGCGAGCAGCACGTGGTCACCGCCCCCGAGTCGGGCGTCCTGACCCGCCTGGACGCGTACGGCGTCGGTGTCGCGGCGTGGCGCCTGGGCGCCGGCCGCGCGCGCAAGGAGGACCCGGTGCAGGCGGGCGCGGGCGTCGAGCTCCACGCGAAGCCCGGCGACACGGTGACGGCGGGCCAGCCGCTGATGACCCTGCACACGGACACCCCGGAGAAGTTCGACTACGCCCTCGCCTCCCTGGCGGGCACGTACGACATCGCCCCGGCGGGCACGGCCTTCTCCGCCACGCCGATCGTCCTGGACCGCATCGCCTGACCTGCGGCTTCCCCTTCGAATGGACGGGACCGGTGGACCCCCACCGGTCCCGTTCGCCGTGCTGGGATCGGTGCCGACCGGTTCCTGAGGAGCAGCCCATGAGTGCACCAGCCCCGTACCTGTCCGCGTACGACAGCTGGGAGGGCCTGGTGGCGGCCGCCGAGGAGCACTACGTGCCCGCCCCGTTCGGCATCGACCTCGACACCTCCGACTTCCCGGTCCCCTGACCTCAGAGCACCGGCAGGGCCTGGCCCGGCCCCGGTTCGAAGAGGTGCTCCAGCCAGAACAGGTAGCCCCGCAGGTAGGCCTCCAGGCCGCCGTCGTCGATGTACGCGACGAAGTCCCGGTGGCCCTGGGCGGCCTCCCGGTAGTGCCCGGAGTACGGCGACTCCGGGTCGTAGGCGGCCCACTCGGCCCCGATGGTCACGGCCCACTCCCGCACCCGGCCCCGGTCCGCCCACCAGTCGCGGACCGACTCCACCGTCCAGTGATCGTCGCCGTCGCAGGCGTAGGCGGTGTACAGCTCCAGCCCCGCGCCGTGCACGAAGGCCCCGGTCTCCTCGGCGGTGACGGGCTGGCGGAAGACGAACTCGCGCTCGCCGTCGTAGGCGATGTGGTGCGGGGCCTCCAGGCGGCCCATCATCATGCAGTCGGTGTCCGCCCCGTAGAACGGGCCCGGGACGTTGCGCCAGTTCCGGTCGGCCCACCTGCCCTGGAACACCGGGAACCTCGCATCGGCCGCGGCGAGGGCGCGGGCGGTCGGCAGGGGATCCCAGTAGGCAGGCGGCATCCGGCCATTGTGCGCGTCCGCCGATGAATTCGGGCGGGCGGGGGAGTCACCCCCTCGTGGAGATCATTCGGCTCGTGCTGCCCGGACCCGCCCCGACCGCCCGGGACGCGGCACGGCTGTGCGCCCGGCTGGTCCTGCTGTACGAGGACGGGGCGGCGGCCGTGGAATGCGACGCCGGGGCCGTCACCGCGCCGGGCCTCGGCACCGTCGAGGTGCTGGCCCGGCTGCGGCTGGCCGCCCGGGGGCGGCCGCTGCGGGTGACCGGGGCCGCGCCCGCGCTGCGGGCCCTACTGGACCTCGTAGGCCTCGTCGAGGTGCTCGGGGAGGCCGAACAGCGGGAACCACCGGGCGGTGTCCAGGAAGGCGTTGAGCCCGACGATCTTGCCCTCTGAGACCTCCAGCACCTGCAGGGCCCACGGGGTGTGGCCGGGCGCGCCGTCCTCGCGCGGACGGTACTGGCCGAAGGCGGGCATGCCGTTCGCCGTCGTCGGGATCAGCCGGGATCCCTTGCAGCCGATGCCCTGGTTCAGGTGCCAGGCCGCGATGTCCTCGTGGCCCTGGAGCCACAGGTCGAACGGCGGCATCGAGAGCACCGCGTCCTCGTGCAGGAGCGAGGTGAGCCGCGTGATGTCGTAGGCCTCGAAGGCGGAGAGGTACTGCTCCAGCAGCTTCGCCTGGTCCGCGTCGAGCGGATCCGCCGGGTCGCTGTCGCGCAGCGCCTGTCCGGCGAGGGTGGCCCGCGCCCGCTGGAGGGCGCTGTTCACCGAGGCCGTCGTGGTCTCCAGGAGCTGGGCCACCTCGTCGGCCTTCCAGGCCAGCACCTCGCGCAGGATCAGCACCGCCCGCTGCTTGGCGGGCAGGTGCTGGAGGGCCGCGACGAAGGCCAGCCGGACGGACTCCTTCGCCAGCGCCATCTCCGCCGGGTCGGCGGTCTGCGGCAGCACTCGGCCGTCCGGGACCGGCTCCAGCCAGGTCACCTCGGGGCGCTCGTTGAGTACGGCGGAGGACTGGTGCTGCGGGGCGGTGAGGTCCATCGGGCGGGCCCGCCTGTTCCCGGCGTTCAGCAGGTCCAGGCAGACGTTGGTGGCGATCCGGTACAGCCACGACCGCAGCGAGGAGCGGCCCTCGAACTTGGAGTGGCTCCGCCAGGCGCGGACGTAGGTGTCCTGCACCGCGTCCTCGGCGTCGAAGGAGGAGCCGAGCATCCGGTAGCAGTAACCGGTGAGCTCGACCCGGTACCGGTCCATGGCCGTGTCGAGGTCCATGTCATTGGTCGCGAGATCGCTCATGTCCGTCCGTCCCCCTGGTGGTTCCGCTCCTTCGGAACCTACCGGAGGGGTCCGACAACGGCAGCCGGAACCGTCACGGCGACCCGGTCTGTCGATGTCAAGTTTCTTGACGTCAAGATTAATCTGCGGCAGGCTTCATCCAGGTATCTCGATGTCGAGATACCTGGGACGGTGGACGCGGTCGAAGCGGGGGACTGGGATGCGGCGCGGCAGGAAGATCCGCAGGACGCAGGAGCGCCAGGAGGCCGGACTGCTGGCGCAACTGCGCCGGCCGCCCGGCGGCCGGGACGCGCGGATCATGCTGCTCACCCAGGCGCTGGACCGCGCGGGTACCGGCGTGTGGGCCGCGTCCTCCGTCCTCTACTTCACCTTCGTCGTCGGCCTCGACGCCGGGCAGCTCGGCCTGCTGCTGGGTGCGGCCGGCGTGGCGGGCATCGCCGGATCCCCGCTCGCCGGCCACCTCGCCGACCGCTTCCAGGTGCGCACCCTGCTGATCGGCTGCCACCTCATCCGGCTCGCGGCCCTGGGCGCACTGCTGCTGGTCACCGACTTCCGCCTGCTGCTGCTCCTGTTCGCCGTGACCCACCTGGGAGACCGGGCCGCCAAGACGCTGGAGATGCTCTTCGCCACCCGGGTCGCGGGTGAACGGCGCTCCACCTACCAGGCACTGTCGCGCAGTTCGGCGAACGCCGGCTACGCCCTCGGCGCGGGCCTCGCCGCCATCGGCCTCGCCGTGGGCACCCGGGGCGCCTACCAGGTGCTGATCCTGGCCAACGCGCTGTCGTTCCTCATCGCCGCGGTCCTGGTGTGGCGCACCCGGGAGCCGCGCGGCGGCGGGCTCGTGGTCGCCCGGCCCGGAGCGGAGGCAGGCGCCCCGGCGTCCGGGGCCGGCCCCTGGCGGGACCGCGGCTACCTGCGCTTCGTCCTGCTCGACATCCCGATGAACCTCGACGACTCGATCATCGGCGTCGGCCTGCCGCTGTGGCTGGTCGGCCACACCACGGCCCCGCACGCCCTGATCCCGGCCTTCCTCGTCATCAACACCGTGCTCGTCGTCGCCCTGCAGCTACGGGTGTCGGCGCGGGTCCCGGACGCCCGCCGGGCGGCCGGCGCGGTCGCCGTGTACGGCCTGCTGACCCTGGCCTGCTGCGTCTTCCTGGCCGCCGCTCCCGCGGGCGGGGTCTGGGCCGCCTCGGCCGCCCTCCTCACCGCGGCGGTGCTGGCCACCGCGGCCGAGCTGATGCGTTCGGTGAGCTCCTGGGAGCTCGCGGTCTCCCTCGCGCCCCGGGAGGCGCGAGCCTCCTACCTCGGGGTCGCCGGCATGGCCCAGTCCGTGCAGAAGTCCGCGGGCCCGCTGCTGCTCACCGGCGCGGTGATGGCGGCCGGCCCGGCGGGATGGCTGGCACTCGGCGCGGGCGTGGCGGGACTGTCCCTCGTCCAGCGCCGGGCGAGCCTGCGGCGGCTGGACCGCCTGACCGCCGCACCCGCACCCGCCGTACCCGCCGCGTCCGCGCCGGCCGCGCCCGCACCGGGCGCCGACACGGCCTAGGTACCGGGCTTGCGCCCGTACACGTAGACGTCCTCGCCCTTCCCCAGCAGGTTCCAGTACGCCTTGGCGTCGGCGGACCGCATGTTCACGCAGCCGCCCGAACCGGGCGGGTTCCACATGCTCTTGGTGGTCGAGTGGAAGGCGATGCCCCCGTCGAAGAACTGGGCGTACGGCATCCTGACGTTGTAGAGCGTCGACCAGTGGTCGATGCTCCGGTAGTAGATCTTCTTCAGGCCGGTCCGGGTCTCCGTGCCGTCCTTGCCGGTGCGGACCGGGACGGGCCCGTACGTGAGGGTGGCACCGTCCTGGATCCAGCTGAGCTGCCGCGTCAGGTCGACGCAGGCGATCCGCCCCCGGTTCACCGGGCAGTTGCCCGCCCTGTTCGGGGTGGTGCCGGCCGCCCGCTGGGCCAGCATCGTGCTCATCGTCTGCCAGGTCAGCGGCCCCGCGTATCCCTGGGTCGGGGTGATCCCGTGGCTCGCCTGGAAGGACCGGATCGCCGTGCAGTCGGCCGCCGACTGCTTCCCGTCCACCGGCCGTCCGAGGAACTGCTCGACCTGCCGCTGGTGGGGCCCCGTGGTGAGGTTGCAGGAGGCGGCGGCCTGCGCCGCCCCGCCGCCGGCCACCACCAGCGGCAACGCCAGCGCGGCCGCCCCGCACAGCACCGCCGCCCGCTGCCCCGGGCGCCCGCGTGACGCCCGTGTCCCCGTGTCCGGTCCCGTCCCCATCCGGTCCTCCCCTGCTCGCACCGCAATCGTTCTCCGTGTTCAATGCCCGGAAAACACGCAGGGGTTGCCCCGTCGGGAGCGTAGATTTCGTCAGCGCGCGCCCACGGCCGACACCGGCATCCGGCGCTCCGCGCGCGCGGCGTGCGACCCGTACAGCGTGATCGACACGACGCCGAGCACCGCCAGCAGCGCGATGCCGACCGTGGCCGCCCAGCCGGCCCCGTGGTAGGCGAGGGCGCCCAGGGTGCCGCCGGCGCTGGAGCCGAGGTAGTACGCCGACTGGTAGAGCGCGGAGGCCTGCGCCCGGCCCGTCTTCGCCGTCCGGCTCACCGCGGCGGATGCGACCGCGTGCCCCGCGAAGAAGCCCGCGGTGATCAGGACCAGGCCGAGGACGATCGCCGCCAGGGAGTCGGACAGCGACAGCAGCAGCCCGAGCGCCGTGGTCGTCACGGCCAGGTACAGCGCGCCGCGCCGCCCCGCGCGGGCCACCAGCTTGCCCGCGGCGGCCGAGGAGACCGTGCCGACCAGGTAGATCAGGAAGATCGACCCGATCACGCCCTGCCCGAGCGAGAACGGCTCGTCCACCAGCCGGTAGCCGATCACGGTGTACACCGCGCCGAAGACCGTCATGAACAGCGCGCCGATCCCGTACAGGCGCAGCAGCAGCGGATCGCGCAGGTGACCGGCGACGGTACGGGCCACCGCGCGCGGGTTCAGCGACGCCGGGCGGAAGAACCGCGCCCGGGGCAGCAGTACCAGGAAGGCCACGGCGCACGCCAGCGACATCAGGGCGACGGCCAGCAGGCCCGCCCGCCAGCCCCACAGCTGCGCGGCCCAGCCCGTGACGAGCCGGCCGCTCATCCCGCCGATGGAGTTCCCCGCCACGAACAGGCCGATCGCGGCCACCAGCGCCTTCGGCCTGACCTCCTCCGCCAGGTACGCCATCGCGGAGGCCGGGATCCCGGCGATCGCCGCGCCCTGGACGGCGCGCAGCGCCACCAGCCACTCCACGTTCGGCGCGAAGGGCACCAGCAGGCCCACGCCGACGGCGATCACCATCGAGACGGTCATCATCCGTGTGCGGCCGAAGCGTTCGGACAGTGCGCTCAGCGGGAGGACGAACAGCGCGAGCGCGCCGGTGGCCGCGGACACCGTCCAGCTGGCCTGCCCCGCGGTCACCCCGAGGCCGGCGGAGATCGCGGGCAACAGCGCCTGGGTGGAGTAGAGGAGGGCGAACGTCGCGAGTCCGGCGGCGAAGAGCGCGAGGCTCATCCGGCGGTAGCCGGGGCGGCCGGGGGAGAGGGGCTGCGGTGCGGGGGACGACGGGGTGGAGGCACCCGGGATGACGGGTGCCCCGGTATGAACGGGAGGCATGCTTCGAAGGTAGGCCCGTGTTTTTCATGCGTCCAATGCACAGAATCGCGATAATCGATCCACTGCTGCATCAACCCAGTTCAGGGGCGTGGATGTCGATGAACCGTTACGTAGAAGACATGGCCGTGACAACATTGCTGGCCCCGCGGCTGGCGTATTTCGTCGCCGTCGCCCGCCACGAGCACGTCACCCGCGCCGCCCACGAGCTGGGCGTCCCGCAGTCCACCCTGTCGCGCGCCATGGTCCGGCTCGAACAGGACCTCGGCGTCACGCTGTTCGCCCGCAAGGGCCGTACGGTCGCCCTCACCACGGCGGGCCGTACCTTCCTCGCCTCCGCCGAGCAGGCCCTCACGGAGATCGACCGCGCCGCCGAATCCGTACAGCAGGATGCCGATCCGACGGCCGGCAAGGTGGCGTTCGGCTTCCTGCACACCCTGGGCTCCGAGACCGTACCCGGGCTCATCCGCGCCTTCCGCGCCGACCACCCGCGCATCCGGTTCTCCCTCGTCCAGAACTACGGCGAGGCCATGCTGGAGAAGCTCCGGGCCGGTGAACTCGACCTGTGCCTGACCTCCCCGGTGCCGGACGCCCCCGACCTGGTCGCGCGCCGCCTCGACGAACAGCGGCTGCGGCTGGTGGTCCCGGACGACCACCGCCTCGCCACCCGCAAGCGCATCCGCCTCGCCGAGGCCGCCGAGGAAACCTTCGTCACCCTGGAGCCCGGCTACGGCATGCGCCGCATCACCGACGACCTGTGCGCGGAGGCCGGCTTCACCCCGAAGGTCGCCTTCGAGGGCGAGGAGGCCGAGACCCTGCGGGGCCTGGTCGCCGCCGGCCTCGGCGTGGCCCTCCTGCCGCCCCCGGCCGTGGCCCGACCCGGCGTGGTCGAGCTGACGGTCACCGCCCCGCGCGCCGTCCGCGAGATCGGCGTCGCCTGGCTGGACGGGCACCCCGACACCCCGCCGGTGGCGGAGTTCAAGCGCTTCCTGCTCTCCCGCCGCGGCCGCCTGATCCCCGAACTGGACCCGTCCACCGTGTGACCGGACCCCGGCCGTGGGTCTCATGCGGCCGGGGCGACAGTGCGTCCGGGTGGTCCGGCGTGACGGGGGACGGCCCCGCCGAGAGCAAGTAGCCTGCCTGGAAGCGGGACTTGGCGCCCACCGCGCGCATGATCTCCGCGATGTGGCGCTGGCAGGTGCGCTCCGACATGCCCAGACGGCGCGCGATCACCTTGTCCTCCAGCCCCTCCGACAGCAGCCGGACGATCGTCTGCCGCAGCTCGTCCGAGATCGACCGGGCCGCCTCCGGGCTCACCGATGTGGGGAAGGGCTCCGCGCCCAGCCAGGAGCGCTCGAAGGTCGCCGTCATGAAGTGCACGACGCTCGGCTCCCGCACCACCAGCGCCGCCCCGCTGCGGTCCGGCACCGCCATCAGGCCCGTGTGGTCGTCGAAGATCAGCATGCGCATCAGCCCGTCGCCCAGGGTCCGCACCTGCGCCCCCAGCGCCGTCACCCGCTCGACGTACGCCGCCGTGGGCCGCGAGTAGCGCGCCGTGTGCTGGTAGATCGTCCGCATCCGGACCCCGCGCGACAGCAGCGACTCGTCCCGCCCGATCGACTCCTGCAGCGTCTCCAGCGGGCGGCCGCCACCGGGCTGCGAGGTCAGCAGCTCCCGCTCGCACGCCGCCACCAGCTCCGCGATCAGGCCACGTACCGCGCCGAGGTCCGTGACCAGCTCCAGCCGGCCCGGCCCGCTCAGGTCCCGGTGGACGGTCCCCGCCTCGTACTCCGGCACCAGCGTCTCCAGCCGCCCGCGCAGCCGGTCCATCTCGTCGTGGGTCTCCCGTACGAGCAGGGCCAGCGGGGCCAGGGCCCGGGCGGCCGCCGCCCGGGGTGCCACCGCGCTCCAGCGGTCGGGGCCGCCGCCCGGGGCCCGCTGGAGCAGGTGCGCGGCGGCCAGCTCGGTGATGGCGGCGGCCGCGCGCACGCCCAGCGCCCCGGTGGCCTCGCAGGCGTCAAAGGCGTGCCGCTCGACGGCGTACGCGTACAGGCGCCGGGCGGCGGGGCTCAGCTCTCCGGCCGCTCCGCCGGCCCCGGGTTCCTCGTCAGGCATATGCCTATGCGTCCCGGGTTGTGATGGTTTGTAAACCCCTCGTGTTCCCGCAAGGCGGCAAGACGACGCCTGACCGGCCGCCCTCTGCCTATGCCGAAGAGGCACAGTGGCTGGACGGCGTGAGGGGGAAGCGCGGTGCGGCAGCGGACACCCAGGCGAGAACGGGGGCCCGTGTCCTGCTGAGCCCGCGGCCCGCCGTGGTGGTCGCGCCAGATCCGTCCGGTGCCATCCGACCGTGAGGGGGCGGAGCGGCGGGTACGGACGGACTGGCGTGATCCCGGAGCAGCGGCCGGTCAGCCGGAGGCGGGCTTGGCGAAGTCGCGGTAGCCGGTCCAGTCCAGTACGACGCACTGCTCGTCGCCCAGGACCCAGGCGTCGTGCCCGGGTGCGATCTGGACGAAGTCGCCGGGACCGAGGTCGGCGCTGTCCCCGTCGTCCATGACCACCTTCATCCGGCCGCTCACCACGTACCCGGTGTGGGCGGACTCGCAGCTGTCCGTGCCGGCCAGCGGCTTGATGTGCAGCGACCAGCGCCAGCCCGGCTCGAAGACCGCGCGTCCCACCGCCCCGCTGTCGGTGTTGAACACGTCCAGCCTGCCGGTACCGGCCTCGAAGGGCCGCGTCTCGTCAGGCTTGTCGAAGTTCCTGTGAACCAATCCGCCCATGACCGGTCGCCTCCGGGAGAGGAACGACACCCCGAGTCCACTCCCCACGGTACGCGCGTCCCGCTGCGGGCTCACCTCCTCAGGGACCTTCCGAAGCCCGAGGCCAGCGGCATCCGCAGGCCCAGCGGCGGAGGCGCGGCCAGGGCATCCGTCACCGGCCGCGAATACCGCCCCGAGAACACCGCGCCCAGGACGAAGTCCACGGCCAGCGCCACCACTTCCGGCTGGTGCTCGCGCAGCCCGTGCCCGTCCGAATGCACCTCGAACCGGCACGTCGAGCGGTTCGCCTTCTTCGCCCTCGCCGCCAGCAGGAAGGAGCTCTCCGGGTCGCTGCGCGCGTCGTTGGTGCCGTGGACGATCAACACCTGCCGCCCCGACAGCTGTTTCACCGGTTCCGGGGGGTCCGTACGGCCCTGTGTCCCTAAGCAAGGGGCGATCGCCACCACCGAGTTGACCGCCCCGTGCCCCGCCGCCCGGAGCACGGCCAGCCCTCCCGCGTCATAGCCGGCCAGGCACACCGGCACGTCCCCGTACCGTCGCACCACCTCGTCCGCCGCCCACCGCGCCTGCTCCTCCCGCGAGGAATCCCCGCCGTGCACGACCGTGTGCGTGACCAGCCCCTCCGCCCCGCCCGCCCGGGCCAGCGCCCGCGCGAGCGGACGCATGGGACCGGGGGAGAACCTGGATGCCCCGGGAAGCAGGAGCACCACCCCGTTGACCGAATCTGCCGTCGAACCCGAGCCGATCGCGCCGGCCGCCCGCCCCAGACGGGCCCCGCGCGCCGGCGGCGCATGCTGTGCCATGGCGGAACAGTCTCAGACCTTCAGGTGTACGCCATCCGTCCGCACGGTCTCTGTTACATATCGACGCCTGCCGTCGACACCCCGCTCTACGCGCGTAGGAGCTAGAGTGCGCAGATGACGAGCGAGACCCCCAACCTGCCGACCGCGGACCAGATCCGTCGTTCCCCGAAGGTGCTGCTGCACGATCACCTCGACGGTGGACTGCGCCCCGGGACCATCATCGAGCTGGCCCGCGAGGTCGGCTATGAGAACCTCCCCGAGACCGACGCCGACAAGCTCGGCATCTGGTTCCGCGAGGCCGCCGACTCCGGCTCCCTGCCGCGCTACCTCGAGACCTTCGCGCACACCTGCGCGGTCATGCAGACGAAGGCCGCCCTCTTCCGGGTCGCCGCCGAGTGCGCCGAGGACCTGGCCGAGGACGGCGTCGTGTACGCCGAGATCCGCTACGCGCCCGAGCAGCACCTGGAAGCCGGCCTCACCCTCGAAGAGGTCGTCGAGGCCGTGAACGACGGCTTCCGCGAGGGCGAGCGCCGCGCGAAGGCCAATGGCCACCGCATCCGCGTCGGCGCCCTGCTGACCGCGATGCGCCACGCCGCCCGCGCGCTGGAGATCGCCGAGCTGGCGAACCGCTACCGCGACAACGGCGTGGTCGGCTTCGACATCGCCGGTGCCGAGGCCGGGTTCCCTCCCACCCGTCACCTCGACGCCTTCGAGTACCTCAAGCGCGAGAACAACCACTTCACCATCCACGCGGGCGAGGCCTTCGGTCTGCCGTCGATCTGGCAGGCCCTGCAGTGGTGCGGCGCCGACCGCCTCGGCCACGGCGTGAAGATCATCGATGACATCGAGGTCGCCGAGGACGGTTCCGTGACCCTGGGCCGCCTGGCCTCGTACGTCCGGGACAAGCGCATCCCCCTGGAGATGTGCCCGACCTCGAACCTGCAGACCGCCGCGGCGGCCTCGTACGCCGAGCACCCGATCGGTCTGCTGCGCAAGCTGCACTTCAGGCTCACGGTCAACACGGACAACCGCCTGATGAGCGGCACCAGCATGAGCCGCGAGTTCGAGCACCTGGTCGACACCTTCGGCTACACCCTCGATGACATGCAGTGGTTCACCGTCAATGCGATGAAGTCCGCGTTCATTCCTTTCGATGAACGACTGGCCATGATCAATGAAGTGATCAAGCCCGGTTACGCGGAGCTGAAGTCGGAGTGGCTGTTCCGGCAGACCGCTTCGACCAGCGGTTCTGTCTCGGCCTAGGCCACGGCGTGACGTAACGGAAGCGCCCGGGAAGGAGAATTCCCGGGCGCTTTCTCGTATTTAAGGATGTTTGCGGGCGGGGGTTTGAAGTGACTAGTTTGCGGAGCCGCTCATTTCCCCGTAGCAAGGACAACTTTTCATGAAGAAGTCAGCTGCCAAGACCCTCGGTACCGCCGTTCTCGGTGTCGCCTTCGCCGCGGTTGCCGCCGGTACCGCCTCCGCCGCCGCCCCGGCGATCGGCCTGAACGACGCGCTGGGCACCGCCACCGGCGCGCTCCAGGGCGTCACCAGCCAGCAGCACGTGAGCCCCGAAGGACAGCAGTCGAGCGACCCCACCTCTCAGGTCACCGGAGCCCTGACCCCGCTGACCGGCGCTCTGAACGGCCTCGGCACCTGATACGTGCCGTTGTGACGCGTACACGTGTGCGGTGG is drawn from Streptomyces sp. NBC_01232 and contains these coding sequences:
- a CDS encoding cupin domain-containing protein; amino-acid sequence: MGGLVHRNFDKPDETRPFEAGTGRLDVFNTDSGAVGRAVFEPGWRWSLHIKPLAGTDSCESAHTGYVVSGRMKVVMDDGDSADLGPGDFVQIAPGHDAWVLGDEQCVVLDWTGYRDFAKPASG
- a CDS encoding alpha/beta hydrolase — its product is MAQHAPPARGARLGRAAGAIGSGSTADSVNGVVLLLPGASRFSPGPMRPLARALARAGGAEGLVTHTVVHGGDSSREEQARWAADEVVRRYGDVPVCLAGYDAGGLAVLRAAGHGAVNSVVAIAPCLGTQGRTDPPEPVKQLSGRQVLIVHGTNDARSDPESSFLLAARAKKANRSTCRFEVHSDGHGLREHQPEVVALAVDFVLGAVFSGRYSRPVTDALAAPPPLGLRMPLASGFGRSLRR
- a CDS encoding adenosine deaminase codes for the protein MTSETPNLPTADQIRRSPKVLLHDHLDGGLRPGTIIELAREVGYENLPETDADKLGIWFREAADSGSLPRYLETFAHTCAVMQTKAALFRVAAECAEDLAEDGVVYAEIRYAPEQHLEAGLTLEEVVEAVNDGFREGERRAKANGHRIRVGALLTAMRHAARALEIAELANRYRDNGVVGFDIAGAEAGFPPTRHLDAFEYLKRENNHFTIHAGEAFGLPSIWQALQWCGADRLGHGVKIIDDIEVAEDGSVTLGRLASYVRDKRIPLEMCPTSNLQTAAAASYAEHPIGLLRKLHFRLTVNTDNRLMSGTSMSREFEHLVDTFGYTLDDMQWFTVNAMKSAFIPFDERLAMINEVIKPGYAELKSEWLFRQTASTSGSVSA
- a CDS encoding LuxR C-terminal-related transcriptional regulator, which encodes MPDEEPGAGGAAGELSPAARRLYAYAVERHAFDACEATGALGVRAAAAITELAAAHLLQRAPGGGPDRWSAVAPRAAAARALAPLALLVRETHDEMDRLRGRLETLVPEYEAGTVHRDLSGPGRLELVTDLGAVRGLIAELVAACERELLTSQPGGGRPLETLQESIGRDESLLSRGVRMRTIYQHTARYSRPTAAYVERVTALGAQVRTLGDGLMRMLIFDDHTGLMAVPDRSGAALVVREPSVVHFMTATFERSWLGAEPFPTSVSPEAARSISDELRQTIVRLLSEGLEDKVIARRLGMSERTCQRHIAEIMRAVGAKSRFQAGYLLSAGPSPVTPDHPDALSPRPHETHGRGPVTRWTGPVRGSGGRGGRAGSA